One Nicotiana sylvestris chromosome 12, ASM39365v2, whole genome shotgun sequence genomic window carries:
- the LOC104218722 gene encoding DNA-binding protein S1FA-like, which yields MDYEGDPPPSFDPMKNTAKNVEVQGFNPGLIVLIVVGGLLLAFLVGNYLLYMYAQKTLPPKKKKPVSKKKLKRERLKQGVSAPGE from the exons ATGGATTACGAAGGCGATCCTCCTCCGTCTTTTGATCCCATG AAAAATACGGCCAAAAATGTTGAAGTTCAAGGATTCAACCCAGGATTGATCGTCTTAATTGTTGTCGGCGGACTGTTACTGGCGTTCCTTGTTGGGAACTATTTACTTTACATGTATGCACAGAAAACTCTTCCTCCAAAGAAAAAGAAGCCAGTTTCCAAGAAGAAACTGAAGAGGGAGAGACTGAAGCAAGGTGTTTCAGCACCTGGTGAATAG
- the LOC138883723 gene encoding uncharacterized protein: MLIVFSVKNKLYFIQPDCERPPPNSAFSRQCDMCNNIVISWIHNLLSPVIRKNVLHCQLAKDVWMELEDRYGHPSGIRVYQVKKEPTSISQGSISVPEYYARMKSVWDELSILTVHTDSYWTYGGGRLDIQKCEENQRFYQFLMGLNDSYANARINLVMMSSFPTINKAYSLLVNDERQRKIQPSPSHFSSESASFSVGSQRSTFHPKTTFDPRRPNV; this comes from the coding sequence ATGCTTATTGTTTTCTCGGTTAAGAATAAGTTGTATTTCATTCAACCTGACTGTGAGAGGCCACCTCCAAATTCAGCTTTCTCTCGTCAATGTGATATGTGtaataatatagtgatatcatggATCCATAATCTTCTTTCTCCAGTAATTCGTAAGAATGTCCTCCATTGTCAACTTGCCAAAGATGTTTGGATGGAATTGGAAGACAGGTATGGTCATCCGAGTGGAATTAGGGTTTATCAGGTCAAAAAGGAACCTACCTCAATCTCTCAGGGCTCAATAAGTGTTCCTGAGTACTACGCGAGGATGAAGAGTGTTTGGGACGAACTCAGCATACTGACTGTTCATACGGATTCTTACTGGACTTATGGAGGTGGTAGACTGGATATTCAAAAATGTGAGGAGAATCAGAGGTTCTACCAGTTTCTGATGGGTTTGAATGATAGTTATGCCAATGCTAGGATTAATCTGGTTATGATGAGTTCCTTCCCTACTATTAACAAGGCCTACTCTCTTCTGGTGAATGATGAGCGACAACGAAAAATTCAACCTTCTCCTTCCCATTTCAGCTCAGAATCTGCTTCATTCTCGGTGGGATCTCAAAGATCTACTTTTCATCCTAAGACCACCTTTGATCCCAGGAGGCCTAATGTGTAG
- the LOC104218721 gene encoding cell number regulator 8-like, whose translation MANNMEESSPFLPRQKSETTNNELKSTKLNSSTPAPPVAAEPVKPTASAAVPMGWTANGLPIGHGPVVGEPIMRRAQWESGLCSCFGKNDEFVSSDLEVCLLGTLAPCVLYGSNAERIGSAPGSFSNHCLPYTGLYLIGQSFFGWNCMAPWFSYPSRTALRQKFNLEGNCEAVTRSCGCYGGFVEDEERREQCESTCDFATHIFCHPCALCQEGRELRRRLPHPGFNTKPVLVMLPPGEQNMGR comes from the exons ATGGCCAATAATATGGAAGAATCAAGCCCATTTTTACCCAGGCAAAAATCTGAGACGACAAACAATGAATTGAAGTCGACCAAGCTCAATTCTTCAACCCCAGCTCCTCCGGTTGCGGCGGAGCCGGTTAAACCGACGGCTTCAGCTGCTGTTCCGATGGGATGGACGGCTAATGGGTTACCTATAGGCCACGGGCCGGTGGTGGGGGAGCCCATTATGCGTAGGGCCCAATGGGAATCAGGCCTTTGCTCTtgttttgggaagaatgatgaaTTCGTCAGCAGCGATCTTGAAGTTT GTTTGTTAGGAACTCTGGCACCATGTGTGCTCTACGGGAGCAATGCTGAGAGAATTGGATCTGCTCCTGGAAGTTTTTCCAATCACTGCTTGCCTTACACTGGTCTATACCTGATTGGACAGTCCTTTTTCGGCTGGAACTGCATGGCACCCTGGTTTTCATATCCCAGCCGTACCGCTCTCCGGCAGAAGTTTAATCTGGAG GGTAACTGTGAGGCAGTCACCAGATCATGTGGGTGCTATGGGGGCTTTGTCGAAGATGAGGAACGACGCGAGCAATGTGAGTCAACTTGTGACTTTGCAACTCATATCTTTTGCCACCCTTGTGCTCTTTGCCAGGAAGGTCGTGAACTTCGTCGTAGGCTCCCTCATCCTGGGTTCAATACCAAACCAGTCCTCGTTATGCTTCCCCCTGGGGAGCAGAACATGGGTCGCTGA